One stretch of Natronoarchaeum philippinense DNA includes these proteins:
- a CDS encoding WD40/YVTN/BNR-like repeat-containing protein — translation MTVYAAMRNGVLTVRESGGEWLATEGLADKRVECVAATDTQAFCGTFESGLYRTVDGESWERIGAGSLPEAVTAVRVSPHDPREIWVGTEPSRLFRSPDAGKTWGELPALTDLPSADEWSFPPRPATHHVRWIELDPTDPERVYVGIEAGALLVSEDGGETWTDRPEGSRRDNHWLATHPEAPGRVYSAAGDGYAESTDGGMTWGHPQNGLEHHYVWSVAADPGDPDTVLVSAASGANSAHRVGESYVYRRRGEGAWSRIGDEYEAGAGLPTGQGTYRYVLSSGDEPSELWALSNTGLFRTEDAGESWNRVSIDWPDRFDEQTARGLAVVE, via the coding sequence ATGACAGTGTACGCGGCTATGCGCAACGGCGTTCTGACGGTCCGCGAGAGCGGCGGCGAATGGCTGGCTACCGAAGGTCTCGCGGATAAGCGGGTCGAGTGCGTCGCCGCAACGGACACACAGGCGTTCTGCGGGACGTTCGAGTCGGGGCTGTATCGGACGGTCGACGGCGAGAGCTGGGAGCGTATCGGCGCCGGCTCGCTTCCCGAGGCCGTCACCGCCGTGCGCGTGAGTCCGCACGATCCCCGCGAGATCTGGGTCGGCACCGAACCGAGCCGGCTGTTTCGGTCGCCCGACGCGGGCAAAACGTGGGGCGAACTGCCCGCTCTGACCGATCTGCCCTCTGCCGACGAGTGGTCGTTCCCGCCGCGTCCCGCGACCCACCACGTCCGGTGGATCGAGCTAGATCCGACCGATCCCGAGCGCGTCTACGTCGGTATCGAGGCGGGTGCCCTGCTGGTGAGCGAGGACGGCGGCGAGACGTGGACCGACCGGCCCGAGGGCTCCCGGCGCGACAACCACTGGCTGGCGACCCATCCCGAAGCGCCGGGCCGAGTCTACTCGGCGGCCGGGGACGGCTACGCCGAATCGACAGACGGCGGGATGACGTGGGGCCATCCACAGAACGGGCTGGAGCACCACTACGTCTGGAGCGTCGCGGCCGATCCGGGCGACCCCGATACCGTGCTCGTCTCGGCGGCCAGCGGGGCCAACAGCGCCCACCGCGTCGGTGAGTCCTACGTCTACCGGAGGCGTGGAGAGGGTGCGTGGTCCCGGATCGGCGACGAGTACGAGGCTGGTGCGGGACTGCCGACCGGACAGGGAACGTACCGGTACGTGCTATCGTCTGGCGACGAACCTAGCGAACTCTGGGCGCTCTCGAACACCGGCCTGTTCCGGACCGAGGACGCCGGCGAGAGCTGGAACAGGGTCAGTATCGACTGGCCCGATCGGTTCGACGAGCAGACCGCCCGAGGGCTGGCGGTGGTCGAGTGA